The genomic DNA CTGGATTAAAACTTAGAATTTATGTTTATTGTAAATTAATATATGTGCCACCAGTTTTTACTAACTAATAATATAATgacaaaaatataatttattgcAACATTACTTTCACAACTCGAATATATATTAACTGTCCCGTAATTGTAATTTtcttaaaatgaaaatttaaacTAGATCAGGAAAATCGGATTTCCGACACGGTTTAATCGGATATCCGAATATCTTGTTAAATTGGATTCAGATATGAAATGTAATTTTAGCAGCGTTCTAAAAATCGGTTTAGGCGGCCGCCTAGACGGTGCCTAAGCGCTAGGCGGTAGTAAAACGCCCCGACTCGGACTTAGGCGGTGATGTAGGcgttattttttttgaaaatcgggtcaaaatcgggATTAGGCGGGATTAAACAGTCAAAAATCGGTCTTAGGCGGTTTAAgcgaaaaataattaaaaaatcaattttttacGTTTTCaattcattaatttcataatttcacacaatatcatgCTAATTTCTAATATAAAATATTGGTAAGAAGTaacaaataatataatatatttattttctcacttaaaatataaaaatgacaTATTGTAATTAGTTTAgaagtgtgaattaaaatatagttaatactgtaaactcaataattagtacacaataaatgtcaaatgtgtagatattaTTTAATATCATTCTAATTTATGTTGtcaaacaaatatttgacatattgatcattatataattataaaaattaaagttaatatttatattattcagATTAATCTCCGACTTGCCGATTAATCTCTCGAAAGTACTCTCACCGTCCCTGATACGCCTAGCGATTTCTGGAACACTGAATTTTAGCGATCCGAAAAATCGGATATTCgattttaattttagtttcttGAATTCTATAATAATCTCAGTACTAGGGCGTAGGAGTTTAGGACTTCAACATTTAACTATTTAAGTGAACAAAAGGCTTTTAGACAATTCAAGAAACTGATGTACATGATCATATTTTACAAATGGTCCTTTTTATGAACGGTGGATAATGCAAGCAAATTTGGGTCAACTCTTCCCTACCACAAATTAGGTACAACCATGTCGGGTCCCCACATCCTTGTTTTCTTTCTAGTTCGTTGGACTAGGTTGTCGATTGGCCCACTCAAGAATATTGTTGATTTATATTGTATAGCTTAGTTACatgaagatttttttttttttaataaacaCGAAGATCATCTTTCATAATGAGATCGCAAATCATTTATACTCTACGAATAAATAttacataaaaatatattataaaatatataatttgtGATACACAATTTTCATATATTATTATTGCATTGTTGAAAATTTTATAAGTTCCACAAATATCTTCAGTATGCGGAATATATGTTCAATTCGTAAAAACTATGTATAATGTATTATGTTTGTTGAACATAAATAATTTTCAATAGTTTAACAAATTACATAATATATGTCACAAAATAACGAGTTTCGTTATATTTTTATTGCGGAACATATATGTTGAAGATCTCCAATGGTGAAATAGTGTTTATAGTACATAAAATACGAAAATGAAACGAATGAAAGAAAGAGTTTTGTTAATTACTAAATTTGAGTTAACATTAAATTACCGCGTAAGATTAAATGTTATGTAAATTGTGTAAAGAAAATGGAAAAGTTTATTTTTCATGTAAAAATGGCAAAGTTTAATGATTAAAAGTCCATCGCGTCAACGAgattatttgttataattagaaaaGAAAAACCTGGATTTTATGGGCTTTTTATATTTAGTTCGCATATCCCAGTTGGCCCAGTTAAAGGACAGTAGAAATGGCCCTAAATCTTTGAATGGGCCAATAATCCATTAAAAAGAAAAATGGGTGTTATTCAGTATGGGCCATGAGGTATTCCAAATTGAATGTCAAAAGTCTTTCCTAAATTTCATGGTCATGAATCATCTTCAATCTAGCTATCGATTTTTCCGATCTTGACCGGATTTGTACCGATTTTGACTGGATTTGTATGAATACGTTTTCTTCTCCGATTTGGTGATATCAAATCGGTGATTTGCTTTACGACAATTTGTCGGACAAATCTGCAATTTCTATAATCATCATAGGATTAAGATTAAGATAGTCTTTTATGTCACATCAACCCTAGGGCTGTAATTCGAGTCGGGCGGCTCGCGAGCTTGCCCGGCTCGAACTTGTTTAAGTGGGCCGAGTTCGGACAGAAGTTCCGGCTTGTTTAATTATCCGAGTtggctcgactcgactcgtgaaattaaacgagcCGAGTTCGGGTAGAGTTTTTGGCTCGATTAAGTGTAAAATTAAACGAGCCGGCTCGTTCGACTCGTTAAAACCGACTCGTTTAACGAgccggctcgactcgactcgtgaaattaaacgagtcgagttcggGTAAGGGTTTAGGCTCGATTAGTTAAACGAGtcggctcggctcgactcgatTAATCTCGGCTCGAATTATGCCCGGCTCGAAAGTCGGCTCGCTCGGCCCGAATTACAGCCCTAATCAACCCTGTCTAAATAGTTGTCTTTGTTTTAAAAGTCATCGATTTTATCGATTAATCACCCAATTAATCGTTTTAATATGTTCTACCAATTCAATTTTATAATCCGATTAATCACTGtataaatttattaaattaatatatttaattaaataaattaaatatttttgtaTTTTAAAAAATATCTGATTAGTGTTCTGATTAATTATTGTAACTGATCACCAATTATCCAATTAATAGCTACAAGTTGTCTTTACCGACTTATACCAATTCCCGTCTTGTAAAACAGTGCACATAGCACATCCTTCGGAAGCAAGTAAAGGCTCAGGGCAAGCTCCATGGGGGCTAAGCGCGCATTCAATGTCATCTCTTCCCAAGAGCCTGACTTAAAAAAACTGATTCGTTTCAGTTTAACAAACCTTTTTTTGACTCAATTTATTTACTGTTAAAAAAAATTCTTTCCAAGTTTTTTTACACCACTCGTAACATATTATTTGCGAACTTTTTTTTGAATGAATAGGGACTCCAACGGCAAGCAAGATCCTTGACAACATACggtaaaaatataatttatattaaattaagAGTACGGTTAGAGATCTAAACAAAATATTTAATTTGCTCTATTGATTTTGAGTTTTTAATCCTGACATATTATTATATGAAAAATTATCAATTACTTACTATGGGCATGTTTAGCGGCAAAAAAATAAGTGGTTTATTCACTTATAAGCCCGTAAGTACTTATCGGCGAGTGTTTGTCGACCTAGCTTATAAATCAAATTTACAACTTATATCGACGAGTGTTTATCGACCCAGATTATAAATCAAATTTACAACTTATATTGACGAGTGTTTATCGACCCAGATTATAAATcaaatttacaacttataagttgataagttgaatgttagtaatgacgtattttttctcaacttatttttatttttcaattttttattaacttttatttaaaaatttatgtCTTTATGTGTCtttctaatttaaaatttacgaattaagataattgtatttaaaatttatttattttaatttatttaagtaaaaatTCTGACGTTTAACCAAACACTTATTTAATTTATAAGTATCtatctacttatcacttataagtccCTTGTTCATTGTGagttataagttacttattttaagatttctcgAACGGGCACTATATAAATGACACGTTAAAATAACAATTCCGGGAGTTCTGACAATTTTCCATAAAAATAAACTAATATATCTGAATTAAGTGTATCGACCATGTGTTCCCATTAGACCTGACAATACTGATATACAACACGTGAACACGGTACGAAACGACACGAATAATTAGTGTGTGGGTTCAAAAATTTGGTAGACGAACACAAAAATATACGAATATAATTAGTGTCGGGTTTGGGTTTCCTATCTAGGTACACGACACAGAATAAAAGTACAcggaataataaataattaaattttttaaaaatatataatatacacataTATAATACATATCAAAAGTGAATTTAcctattctaaataacatatatataatgGTAAATACTAAATTATATTTCATTATTTTTTGACTATGTGAGCACTTCACTATTTCACTTTTAAACTTGGGCAttcatgatttttaaaacatttattatcggtaaactcaatttgttaatttCTTTTTAAAACATTTTAATGGTAAACTAAATCTTTGCTATTTTTTTTAGATTCGTGGTTTGTGGATGCAAAAAAAACAAGTAAGATGTGGTTTGACCTTAtgtttttttatttcttttgaatGTTGAACAATTTATAGTTTTTTTGTACACAGGAACATTTTCACATGTTTCGTGGTTTTATGCTTTTTTCTTTAGAAACTTTGTTGTTCACTATTCAACACCATTTAATTATCTATTGCattttttaacaaataatttttttcgtATATAATTTGTGTACTAAAACGGGTAAACACAAATATATTAGTTCTGGGTTAGTGTCATCAAATTGGTACACGAATTCAAATTCGGGTCGGATTCGAGTTTAAGAGTTGGTACACGAAAACACAAAAGTACAAATAATATTTGTACACACGAAACGTTGCCGAGTCTAGTTTCCATCGGAGTGTTCATTAGTTATTCTTTATGTTTCCAATTGCGAAAACTCATCTTATCTTGTCATCTGAAGTCTGGACCCTCTCATCTCTATACTTGATAACGGATCGGAtttaattaaattcaaatttatatcTATTTAAATTTATTGAATTGTATGTAGATAAATTTGCTTTCAGATTTTTAATAACATAATCTACATTCAAATTTATTACTATTTCGGATTATCGGATCAGATATTCGAATTCATTTAAAACTTTTGAGATGAATAATATAAATTTAACACGATTTAGTATAAAATAAATTCAGGCACAAAAAACTATTGTGTATTATAGTAAAAAATGTtgagaaattaaaaaaaattgaaaataataaaaatataataatgtaATTTGAGAAATTTATGAAAATTAGTCACACATgttaatttcataaattaaaatagaaaaaaaattGTAAATTACAAATAAAACgctatatatgaaaataatggAATATGGGGTGTAAAAGAAATTATAATATGATaaaataatagtttgtgtgaaAATTCAATAAAATAACTTTAAAAATTGATAATATTGAGACATATAATAGtaaattatattaatttaatataGTTAAACCAGTCAATTAAGCCGCGACTCGCGGCGGCCTTATTTTAAATCTTGAACTAAAATTTAGTGTGCGGACAAAATTATCTTCAATATCATTTCATAAAACTTTGGTACATTAATAAAAAAAACTTCATAAAATTTATAGTCACTTTTTAATAGATTCAAAACTTATTAGATCGAAGTATTAGCAAATCGAATATATTTTTAATCCATCCATATACACCTATTAACATGGACGGAATCAGGAATGCAAAATGGGGCGGACTTGATGTGTCTTTACATGGTTGTAAAAATCGGTAATTCGCATTAATCGgcaaatcggggattaatcggaacaaaaatcggatatatttaaatattttaataatatttaatatatttatcttatttattatgaaatatataattcaaaaataatttataaatattaatcgaatttcaaaaaatagatcggccaaatattttttaagaattaaTCAGAGATTAATCAGGAATTTTTTAAATATCGGGGATTTTTAGAACAGACTCTTTAGTGAAATTTCACGCATATATCATTTATTTATGTAATCAAATTCATCGGGCATTTTATGTTAGTTTTCTTAACAAATTTTCTCTTTTATATACATAAACATATAATTCATAATCATTTCCGCCAGAGTTTGTGTTCTTGTTATTCAATGAGTGTTTTATTGTTCCTTTTCTTCATACTTAGTAAAGTACTGATAGTTATTATTTTTACCgagaattataaaattaaaaaataacatTTAAATTGAACGGGCTTACAATATTTAAGTGGGTAACGGGCTTCATATATAGTTGAGTTTGTCAAATATTAGCAAATGTATAATTGCCAACTTTTTTTTGAAAATCTCCCTCGTATACATCCATCCCGGCCTATTAGGTCTCGGATCGGACCGAATCGACCGGATTGGACCCTTTGCTCCGCGCTACAAACGTTAGAGATATATTGGCTTACGTGCTACCCTCACTCGACCATTATTATTagtttgatttttatttttattttgccAAATTTAAAGCAGATTTCATTAATCACTTGAAAGATATTCAATCAGAACAAACCCCTAACTGATCATGCAACCAACCAGGTTAAAAAACAAATATAGCTAAATAATTAGCCAttttgtttccggattgcttaacaaactgaatacaaatattcagaaaattaaaaatgaaggtaatgATTTCCCAGACAATCCAGCACGCATCTCCCCCGAAAACAGTAGCTTCACAATTGACCCTAACATTAATTCAATTGATATTCTAATGTTCAGAAGACTCAGTTGTAACAACGGGGTTTAGAAGCCTCATGTTATGAACAATTATTTTTTGTGAGAGGTGATCACATGTGATTTTCACCACCGCTCCAAACGCACCTCAGCTATCTAATTGTCGGACACCAGCTATACACCTGtcgaaagtgttgttgatgcgagatatccagatctcctaatacaccatccaattcattttcaacacaaccaccaaatcgcacaaagcgagacacatcgcataaagcgagacaatcaaacacacaaataatAACTTAAACAGAACAATACGAAAAaacccaaaattcaaaaatctcggaataacaccaaattgcaatatgttgttagaccagagattttgaatccaaaaaccgaattttattataaaaaccaaactcttaccttagtagatctgaaaactaaagtAAATAACTCTAATGGATTTTTCGAGTTTTGTAAAACAAATCtcaattttattaaagaaaaagtgaATAAAAGGAAAAGATGAAGATGGGTAAAAAGAGGGAAAAAGAAGTTAGGACGACTAGGGTTAGGTGAAGTTACGGCAGTCCTCTGATGCGAGAGGGAaattttttctcttttctttacACGCAAACTATTTTAGTTGTTTATGtttgattttttttgtaaaatgTGCTTTCTTAAACTTCATTATATACAAAAGATCATGTCTTATTTTCCTTGGTTTAGCAGCTACTCGGCTTATAGTTATATATGTTTTTGGAGAgcaaatataattttttttaaatacaaATAAATTTCGAATTATCATTTCAAATATCTGGTACaatcaaatttaatttttatatttgtAAAACGTTTTGAGGAACAgagtttttttttttgaaattgaGGAACAtagttaatattattttaatttgtaaaaATTTTGAGGAAGAGAAGTagtatattattttaatttaaataattgttgtatgaaacatcaccaataatattTGAATTATTCATTCTAGTATTTCAGACTGGACAACTCTTATTAGttctttttgttttattattctgGTAAAGAATTAAACTATTCTATACTTTAGTAATTCAACTTGGAGTATTTCAATTAAACAAATGACTTTAGAAATGTCTTACGTTTTAGTCGTTCCTAGTGATAACATAAATAATATGTCttctttataatattaaataaacatatCTTATGTGAGTTGTTTATGGTAAAGCTAATAATGGATTTGCATGACAAAGTTATCTTCTTTATGATGGCTTAGATCTCTAAGTGGGGCTAAAATCTTAAGTTTGTAGAGGAATGTCAGATTAAATAAATGGGGATTGGAGGACTCGAATTCGAGTCTTTTCCTAAACCGAGCTCTGATATCATGATAATTAACCAGTCCATCTCAAATCTTAAGATGGTAGAAGAATGTCGGAACAAGATTTTATACTCTTTAACAGTTATAATCCCCGAAACAAATATGGCCAGCATGATGCACAAATGTAGTCACTGTGGACTAGTAGGTATAATTTGTTGATTTCTTAAGCTATCAGCTTCATAGTTACCAGGTGGAAATAAAGATAAGAAGTTGCTGTCAAAATAAAGGGGAAAAAAGAAGACAGAAGGATAAGAATATTTTTAAACACGCTCAGTAAGTTGCTTACACGTTGAGGACTTCTTCTGATCTATTAGTAGTTGTTGGTAAGCTGATAATACACTGCTAACCTCTTATAATTGGACACACAGACCCTGGAAATTGTACTTACAGTGAAGCGAAAGACGATGAGTCATTGTTTAAAGAAATAGTCATCAAAATGATGCTGATACTTTGTCAATGAACAGCAGATAGGTTAACATCAGTACTGCTTTTACAGATTACAATTGCTTTAATTTTCTGGTTGTTGATCACAGTCATCTTTGTTAGTTGATTGCAATCGCGGGTGAGATTTCATTAGATGCATCTCGAATATGAGACTGAGGATTACTAAACTTGCGAGTGTTAAGAACCAGTCGATACCATGTTAAGGACTCAGTCGCTCTAAAATCTTAAGGTGTCAAGAGGAACCCGGACATGAGGACATGATCTTATACTCGTTAACGGCGAGTTCATAGACCCGTAACAATGTCTGGTGTCTGGAGTGCTGCTGAGCTACTCTCTCTTTACTTCATTTTTTTGCCAAGTTGCATCGTCTGGCGAacaaattctgatttatgctgCTAATGGTAGCGACGTGCTGCCATTTGTTCGTTCAAAATCTGATTCGCAAAGTTTATGTAGGAACACACTAATAATTCGTGTTGTTCGTAAACTTGATTAACCATTGTAGAAACTACATCATTAGCCATCTGTTCGATTTTGTCTATGCAGACACTCTCAAGTCTGCACAAACACTGAAGAAAAGAAAACCACTTACCTGTAACAAAACAAGTACTGTCACCTCTTTTACagaaatcggccgatttttcaaaaatcgccgataaatcgctCAAAAGTCGGTCAAAAATAAATCGCCGAAAAATTATTCGATTTTTAAAAATTGCCCGATAAAGCGTAAATCAGTACCTCAACCAAATAATTCTGATTTCCGAAATCTATAAATCTATAACAGTGACTATCACTGCTAATTGAAACTCGAAATACCAAACTGTAGGTTCCGTAAAAGCTAGAAAATAAGAGTTGAAATAAAACCGTAAGCATTAGTAATAAACTATCGCTGCTGATTGAAACTCGAAATACAAAACTATAGGTTCTATACAAGCTAGAAAACAAGACTTGAATTAATACAAGCATGTTAGTTAAACTTGTATTCAACACAAATTAACACACGGGTCCTGATTCAAAACAACTATATGCTACAGATTATTTATGATTGACAGTCATTTTCACCTTGCCAGCTCCAAACAATGTCTTTAAGTGCAGGCCTAGCATCCTCCTCACAGAACTTCTTATACTCCAACGTATCACCGGCCATCTTCGAAAACTCTACCACTGCCACTTCCGGCGCCACCTCGTACACCTCGGCCGTCACCGCCAATTTACCTTTTCGCCCCTCGCTTTCCCCTTCCATCTTCAACTTATATTCTTTAGTCCACacaattcgaaaattaaacttTTTCGCGACGTCTTCAAGTGTTGCCATAATCTTCGAACCCGAACACTTTGATGTAAACAAAGACCCTGATTTCCGTTTATTCTCAAATAAATTTGACAAATCAAAACCTGATGACATAGATGAAATAAACTCGAACGCGTTGTAAAACGGTGGCGATGATTTTGTCCGTATGATTTCCGGTCCATCTTCGACATGATCATCTAAAATTGGACACGAAATCGATCTAGTGAAGCCTTTCGAAAACCAGAGCACTCTCATTATTGCCGAAATTGTAATTCTCCTTGCGGGATCCACAACTAACAATTTCGAGATAAGTCTTTTAGCTTCGGGTGAAATCCATGGAGGAAATTCGTATTCGGATTTAAATACTTTGCGATACATTTTCATCATATTTTCAGTCCTGAAATGGCAAAAAACCAGCTAATAAAACATACAAAATTACCCCGCAAGACCAAATATCAGCTTTCTCGCCATCGTAACCTTTTCTCCGTATAACCTCTGGTGCAACATAAGCTGGAGTTCCACACTGCGTGTGTAACAATCCATCGTTCCTCAGCTGCTCAGGCAACGCAGATAACCCGAAATCCGAGACTTTAAGGTCTCCATTTTCATCTAGTAGTAAATTTTCTGGTTTAAGGTCGCGGTGATAGACACCGCGACTATGACAATAATCGACAGCGCTAATCAGTTGCTTGAAAGTACTTTTTCGCGACATCTTCTTTAAGTCTACCTTTCGCGACTCTTGAGAAAAGTTCGCCGCCTTTGATATACTCCATAATGAAAAATATCTTCCGTTTCGTCGCCAAAACTTCTTTCAATTCGACGACGTTGGAGTGTCGAACCAAACGCATGACCGAGATTTCGCGTTGGATTTGATCCATCATGCCTTCTTTCTTGACTTGATCTTTGTTGACCACCTTTATCGCGACACTTTCAGAAGTGTCGACGTTTTTGCCATAATACACTTTAGCGAAAGTGCCTTGGCCTAGTAGCCTCCCCATCTCGTACTTGTTAAATATAATGTTTCGGCTCCCATTTTTGTCATCCATTTACTCAGAAACAAAGAAGGGATTTTAGTGCAGTACAGTATTTGGTTGGGTCAATACTAAAGAGAATATGATGAGTAAAACAGATGTTATATATGTGTACGAGCTCCACAGGTTTCAGTCTAGGTTAGCCCCAATTCCGTAATTCCGTATATGGTGACAAATGTGAGTGGTAGTGGAGAGTGATAATTGAAGGAAAATGAATGAGTGGAGTTAGGGTTGTCGTGTTGTTAACGGAGGACATGGTTTAGGTTTTTTTACAAGTGGCTTGCTCCCGCAGAATAAAATGATGGCCCATTGTAAAATAAATATCTTCGATTTGTTTATATTACATTATAATTAAAGAAATACTGGTTTTGAATATTTGATTGATTTGGTGCAAGTGGGACAATAGAATAATTGATtcatactccctccgtccctaaaaacgtttcctatGTTGGATATGTTTGTCAATACACACTtttaattgttaatatctttaatttcgtattaatattaaatataaaaatttcattgtattaaagtacccataaatacgaatccaacaaaatcactcatgaTGTATGATttttatagattagacgtaaattagtaatCAAAAGCTTATTTGAACAGTATAAAAAGTCAAAATAAGAAGAATATTTTGGGACAAAAGGAGTATTAGTGATTATTGACTTGCCGTACTTACGCAAGGAAACTTAATTTTTCCTTTTTTGTTCTTACTAAGGAAACTTGTTGGTTTATTAATTTTTGTTTAGGAAAGTTATAATttagttattttattttaaaaaatttggGGAATCTAAAATTTCTCGAAGAATAATTCCCTAATGAACGTAGTCGCAGGTACAATGTACAAAATAGTCATTTCAGCGCTAAACTAAAATTCGTTCAAAGTATTAACACAAAAAAGCGTGTTTTACTTTTGCCTGACAAAATAAAAAGGTgtcaaaattatttaatttttaacaaACAAATGGAAAggagagaaaatatttatattagAGGTTTCGGGGACCATTGAGGTTTTGGGACCATTGAGATTACACATTTTCGTGTTTTGTAAAGTAGAACCTGACCCGAATTTGTATTTATGTAATTGTGTACTGTATATTTGACATTAATTCGAAATTATTATATTTGTATATATCCGTTTGGTACAATAAGATATACGAATTATGCAATGGGAAAATCAAATCAATTGTTAGAAAATGTATAGGATAATTGAATATTTTAGGATAATGAATATATTAGTCAAATGTaacatatattttgtatttatattaATTCTATAGAAATAGAATATGTTATTAGTATGTGTTATTTTAGTATAAAATAagatatattaaaaatattatatatttaacaATTGTCTATTCGTGTATTTTCTTTTGGTACGGTGCACTTATATTGGAAAACTAAACCCGATATTAATTATATTCGTACTTTTTTGGTGTCCG from Apium graveolens cultivar Ventura chromosome 5, ASM990537v1, whole genome shotgun sequence includes the following:
- the LOC141661951 gene encoding LOW QUALITY PROTEIN: CBL-interacting serine/threonine-protein kinase 25-like (The sequence of the model RefSeq protein was modified relative to this genomic sequence to represent the inferred CDS: deleted 2 bases in 2 codons) — its product is MDDKNGSRNIIFNKYEMGRLLGQGTFAKVYYGKNVDTSESVAIKVVNKDQVKKEGMMDQIQREISVMRLVRHSNVVELKEVLATKRKIFFIMEYIKGGELFSRVAKGRLKEDVAKKYFQQLISAVDYCHSRGVYHRDLKPENLLLDENGDLKVSDFGLSALPEQLRNDGLLHTQCGTPAYVAPEVIRRKGYDGEKADIWSCGVILYVLLAGFLPFQDENMMKMYRKVFKSEYEFPPWISPEAKRLISKLLVVDPARRITISAIMRVLWFSKGFTRSISCPILDDHVEDGPEIIRTKSSPPFYNAFEFISSMSSGFDLSNLFENKRKSGSLFTSKCSGSKIMATLEDVAKKFNFRIVWTKEYKLKMEGESEGRKGKLAVTAEVYEVAPEVAVVEFSKMAGDTLEYKKFCEEDARPALKDIVWSWQGENDCQS